AACCTCCGCGGCCACCTTTGAAACCGATGGATGCGGACCAAGTATTGTCTGTGGCTCCATCGCAGCGGAGCTGGCCCTGGGTAAAACGGCCGAAGAAATTTTGGACATCAATGGGGATCAGGTTTTGGCCCAGGCGGGACAAATACCCGAAGACCATCACCACTGCGCCTTTCTCGCGGCCGCGACGCTCCATGAAGCGGTAAATCGCTTTATGAAAATGATGACATCCACGAATCATCTTTCAAAAAACCAATGACATTTCCGCGCAATGCGGAAAAGGAGGGCACAATGCCAGCTGGTAACGGAACAGGGCCCATGGGCATGGGTCCCATGACAGGACGCGGGGCGGGATTCTGCTCCGGAGCGGGGACTCCGGGCTACGCCAACGGTGGCGGGTTTGGATACGGTGGAGGTTACGGGGGAGGCTTTGGCCGGCGCAATCGCTTTTTCGCGGCGGCACCGCGCGGACGCTTTGTGCGCCCCATGGCCATGGATCCCATCAACGAAAAACAAGCACTACAAAATCAGGCAGATGCTTTACAAGCGCAGCTTGAGAATATCAAAAAGCGCCTGGAAGACATCGGTTAACAGCGCCCGAATCGCTTAAAAGGCCGCCTCTCGATATGGGAGGCGGCCTTTTAAAATCCAGAACTGATGCACGCGAGGTGCTCCGCAAGGTCGAACGCAAAATAAAAATGCCACTGGAAGAAAATGTCCTGCAATGGGAACGGGCCCGATTGGTCAATATGGACGAAAACATGGCAGCCATAAAACCGTCGGGACGATCCATAGAACGCCACCCGACATTGTGCGAACATAAAGGCCCACCGCCGGCGCTGGCGGACACGTAGAACCGATGCCTAAAAATGTTTGCGGTTCAAGATATAAACCAAACGCATGGTCACAACCTGAACAGCCACGGCCACGGCGGAAATCATCCAGTATCCGGCCGAAAACTTGGCAATCAGGCCGGCGTCGACCATCCCTCGATTCAACCAAAAATGGATCATCACGGACAGCGCCACGCCAGGGCACACCAAGGCGTAGGAACCCACCGAAGCCTCTTTCCCAAAAATAAATCGAGCAGCGTATCCCAAGCGTTTCAACACGAGCCCGGTAAGGAGCGCGAACAGCACCTGGGCCGAAAGATATCGCGACAAAAGCATCAGTCTGCCCGCTCCACCACTGGCCAGGGCGAAATGCTCGTCAAGTCCGTGGCTCTGTCTCAAGGCCAAAATACCGATGATCGTCAGCAGCGGAACAAACACGGACAGTGTTGGCGCGGTTTCGATGCTGGCACCGTTTTCCAGCAAGGCGCGAACCCCCAGCACCAAGGCCAAGCCAGCAATAATCAGAGTCGCCACCAAAAAAAATGTCGACAACACCAGGCCCACGCCAGCCACCAGCGGCGTCGCGGACAATCCGGCCGGCGCGGCCAGGCCGACCCCGATCATGGCCAGGGCAAAGGCGGGCAGGGCTTGGGCAAAGGAATTATTGGACGCGCAACTGAATCCGCCAGCCGTCAGCACCCGGCCAAGAAAAGCGCCCAGCATCCGAAACGCCACCGCGCCAATGATCAGAAAGGCGACCAGAGCCAGCGGAAAGAGAAATTCAACCACGCTCCACAATCCAGGCACAAAGACCATGCCCAGAATAAAGCAGACATTGACGCTCATGGCCCAGGCCAGCGGCAAGGCCATGAGCTGGGTCTGGGCGTTGGACGCGCACAGCCGCGTGTACGCCTCGGTCTGGCGCCAGGACAAATACCTCGACATGTTCCAGACGAGGTATTTCACATTGAGA
The sequence above is drawn from the Deltaproteobacteria bacterium genome and encodes:
- a CDS encoding iron-sulfur cluster assembly scaffold protein gives rise to the protein MGDEFDRIIQVMQDSINEDTRATWGETAFQRWCSPPNMGMLPEADSRAELRGSCGDTMVIYLKFANGKTSAATFETDGCGPSIVCGSIAAELALGKTAEEILDINGDQVLAQAGQIPEDHHHCAFLAAATLHEAVNRFMKMMTSTNHLSKNQ